A single genomic interval of Microbacterium oleivorans harbors:
- a CDS encoding CinA family protein: MPDDVEATLVSAGRRTDAERLVERLGELGWTVAVAESLTGGLVVSELIAVTGASAVVRGGVVAYATELKQRLLNVDAALLEAHGAVHPRVARQMAEGVRDALGPGGAAADVGIATTGIAGPGSPDGQPVGTVHIAVATALGVRTESLLLDGDREHIRAEATARAIRLALDAL, encoded by the coding sequence CTGCCCGACGACGTCGAGGCGACGCTGGTGTCGGCGGGGCGCCGCACCGATGCCGAGCGCCTCGTCGAGCGTCTCGGCGAGCTGGGCTGGACGGTGGCGGTCGCCGAGTCGTTGACGGGCGGCCTCGTGGTGTCCGAGCTGATCGCGGTGACGGGGGCGTCCGCCGTCGTGCGCGGGGGAGTGGTCGCCTACGCGACGGAGCTCAAGCAGCGCCTGCTGAACGTGGACGCCGCGTTGCTGGAGGCTCACGGAGCCGTGCATCCGCGTGTTGCCCGGCAGATGGCCGAGGGGGTGCGCGACGCCCTCGGACCGGGGGGCGCGGCAGCCGACGTGGGCATCGCCACGACCGGCATCGCCGGCCCCGGTTCCCCGGACGGGCAGCCCGTCGGAACAGTGCACATCGCGGTCGCGACGGCGCTCGGTGTGCGCACCGAGAGCCTGCTGCTCGACGGCGACCGCGAACACATCCGGGCCGAGGCGACGGCGCGCGCGATCCGTCTGGCACTCGACGCGCTGTGA
- a CDS encoding helix-turn-helix domain-containing protein, with protein MILVRQEIGDVLRDLRQQKGRTLRQVASRASVALGYLSEVERGQKEASSEILASVAEALDVPISTIMREVGDRISVLEGLPVLSDVVPDDIAGLDDELVTPELSLR; from the coding sequence ATGATCTTGGTTCGACAGGAGATCGGCGACGTTCTGCGTGACCTCCGCCAGCAGAAGGGGCGCACCCTGCGTCAGGTCGCGAGCCGCGCCAGCGTCGCGCTCGGGTATCTGAGCGAGGTCGAGCGTGGCCAGAAGGAGGCCTCGAGCGAGATCCTCGCTTCCGTGGCCGAGGCTCTCGACGTCCCCATCTCGACCATCATGCGTGAGGTCGGCGACCGCATCTCGGTCCTGGAGGGCCTGCCGGTGCTGTCGGATGTCGTTCCCGACGACATCGCCGGTCTGGACGACGAGCTGGTCACCCCCGAGCTCTCGCTGCGCTGA
- a CDS encoding DUF3046 domain-containing protein — translation MRRSEFERAVDAEFGSRGPALIDDLGLQPFGNRTARQALADGEPPRSVWIALCVEADVPESRRYGVGRLDPRDR, via the coding sequence ATGCGTCGCAGTGAGTTCGAGCGCGCCGTCGACGCCGAGTTCGGATCGCGCGGGCCGGCCCTGATCGACGACCTCGGCCTGCAGCCCTTCGGCAATCGCACGGCTCGGCAGGCGTTGGCCGACGGTGAGCCGCCCCGATCCGTCTGGATCGCATTGTGCGTCGAGGCGGATGTCCCCGAATCCCGGCGCTACGGTGTGGGCAGGCTCGACCCGCGCGACAGATAG